Genomic DNA from Gorilla gorilla gorilla isolate KB3781 chromosome 13, NHGRI_mGorGor1-v2.1_pri, whole genome shotgun sequence:
tgatcatgccactgcactccagcttgggtgacagagcaataccctatttcaaaaaccaaaaccagaatCAAAATATGAGTATAAGTTCTTCTCCATGAGAAATGTAAGATTTAtactatattttcaatttttctcattttaggatattttaaaGTTGATCACATCAAAGGGAtccagaaaaaacaagaaaaacctcTGTGGCAAGAAATATTCATCAATGATGCTGACAAAACATTGAGTAAAGAAGGACAGAAAGTTTTAGAAAAACCATTTAATCTGGAAATAGGTCCAGAGCTTTCAGCAAAAATATACTGTAAATGTGACTCACACAGAATGAATTTGCCAATTGCTTCTCAATTAATtgtaagtgaaagaaaatattcaagaaagaAGACTGAATACATGAATGTGTGTGAGAAACTGCAGCTTGATATTAAGCATGAGAAAGCTCATGCTGAAGAGAAATCTTATGAACATGGTGAAAATGCTAAAGCTTTCCGTTATAAGAAAGATCAGCATTGGAAATTTCAAACTTTGGAGGAATCTTTTGAATGTGATGGATCTGGACAAGGTTTACATGATAAGACAATTTGTATTACACCTCAGAGTTTCCTAACAGGAGAAAAGTCCTGTAAGGATGATGAATTTAGAAAAAACTTTGATAAAACCACTTTATTTAACCACATGAGAACTGACACAAGGGGGAAATGCTCTGATCTTAATGAATATGGGACATCCTGTGACAAAACCACCGCTGTTGCATACAATAAAGTTCACATGGCTATGACACACTATGAGTGTAATGAAAGGGGGATTAATTTCAGTAGGAAGTCACCCCTCACTCAATCTCAGAGAACTATTACAGGATGGAGTGCTTTTGAAAGCAACAAATGTGAAGAAAATTTTAGCCAGAGCTCAGCCCATATAGTACATCAGAAAACACAAGCTGGAGATAAATTTGGTGAACATAATGAATGTACAGATGCCCTCTACCAGAAATTAGACTTTACAgcacatcagagaattcacacagAAGATAAATTCTACCTTTCTGATGAACATGGGAAATGCAGAAAATCCTTTTACCGGAAAGCACACCTCATTCAGCATCAGAGGCCCCACTCAGGAGAGAAAACTTACCAATATGAGGAATGTGCAAAATCCTTTTGTTCAAGTTCACATCCTATTCAGCATCCTGGAACTTATGTGGGATTCAAACTttatgaatgtaatgaatgtgggaaacCTTTCTGTCAGAATTCAAACCTCAGTAAACATCTGAGAATTCACACAAAAGAGAAACCTTGTGATAACAATGGCTGTGGGAGATCTTACAAGTCACCCCTCATAGGACACCAGAAAACAGATGCAGAGATGGAACTCTGTGGTGGCAGTGAATATCGGAAGACATCACATCTCAAAGGACATCAGAGAATTCTCAAGGaggagaaaccctatgaatgtattGAATGTGGGAAAACTTTCTCCAAGACATCACATCTCAGAgcacatcagagaattcacacaggtgaaaaaccctatgaatgtgTTGAATGTGAGAAAACTTTCTCTCACAAGACACACCTCAGTGTACATCAGAGAGTTCACACaggggagaaaccctatgaatgtaatgaCTGTGGGAAATCTTTTACCTATAACTCAGCCCTGAGAGCACATCGAAGAATTCACACAGGTGAGAAGCCCTATGAATGCAGTGACTGTGAGAAAACTTTTGCCCATAATTCAGCCCTCAGAGCACATCATAGAATTCACACGGGggagaaaccttatgaatgtaatgaatgtggaagGTCTTTTGCCCATATTTCTGTTCTCAAGGCACATCAAAGAATTCACACaggggagaaaccctatgaatgtaatgaatgtgggagaTCTTTCACCTACAATTCAGCCCTGAGAgcacatcagagaattcacacaggtagaaaaccctatgaatgtagtGACTGTGAGAAAACTTTTGCCCATAATTCAGCCCTCAAAatacatcagagaattcacatgggggagaaaccctatgaatgtaatgaatgtgagAAAACATTTGCCCATAATTCAGCCCTTAGAGCACATCAGAATATCCACACAGGGGAGAAACTCTATGAATGTAGTGAATGTGGAAAAACTTTTTTCCAGAAGACACGCCTCAGTacacatcagagaattcacacaggggagaaaccctatgaatgtagcAAGTGTGGGAAAACTTTCTCCCGGAAATCATACCTCAGTGGACATGAGAGAATTCACACAGGGGAAAAACCGTATGAATGTAACGTATGTGGGAAAACTTTTGTCTATAAGGCAGCCCTCATGGTGCATCAAAGAATTCACACaggggagaaaccctatgaatgtaatgaatgtgggaaaacTTTCTCCCAAAGAACACACCTCTGTgcacatcagagaattcatactggggaAAAACCCTATGagtgtaatgaatgtgggaaaacGTTTGCTGATAATTCAGCCCTCAGGGCACATCACAGAATTCACACaggggagaaaccctatgaatgtaatgaCTGTGGGAAGACTTTCTCCAAGACATCACATCTCAGAGCACATCTTAGAACTCGCTCaggggagaaaccctatgaatgcagtgaatgtgggaaagccttctcTGAGAAGTCATATGTTAGTGCACATCAGAGAGTTCATACGggggagaaaccctacaaatgtaatGTATGTGGGAAGCCATTTGCCCATAATTCAACCCTCAGAGTACATCAAAGAATTCACACAGGGGAGAAATCCTACGAATGCAATGATTGTGGGAAAACGTTCTCCCAGAAATCACACCTTAGTGCACACCAGAGAATTCACACAGGGGAGAAACCCTATGAGTGTAATGAATGCGGGAAAGCTTTTGCCCAAAATTCAACTCTCAGAGTACACCAGAGAATTCACACAggggagaaaccctacaaatgtgatgaATGTGGGAAAACTTTTGTCCGTAAGGCAGCTCTTAGGGTACATCACACCAGAATGCATACCAGAGAGAAAACCCTAGCATGTAATGGATTTGGGAAGTCCTGAGGGAATGCATACCTTACCACATAACACGTAGTGCAGAAACTCATGTGACATAGGCTGGGAACTTGTTTCCCTTatccatttcctttttcattagGCTCATAGTTTGTAGAAAAATCCCAATATGCCATTTATTCAGGTGGGGCTGACCATGGGATGTGGTgctaatgatatatattacatttactcTTGACCcttaaaaaacaacacacacacacacacctcacagtCTTCCTGGTTCATAAGATGGATTTGGAGGTTATTTCTGCAGCAAACTTGGGTCCTGTGTGTTGAAAACCATAGAGCACAAGGTCAAGGAAGCTACAGTCTGAAAAAACGAACAGAATTCACTTCCAGGTCTTCaccagggttttgtttttgttgctttaaagCAAGAGTTAAGTTTATAGTCTGTTAAGCTTTTACAAATTTGGCTTATTAGTTAAATGGACGTAGTTTAGCTTAAACTTTGTGTTAGAGTGAGATGAAACCCTATGAGTATAATCAGTTTTAGAAAAACTAATCAGTTTATTGTGCATCAGAGACGTCACATGAAGAAGAAAACTTGTCGACATCCAGGATGATCAGGAGCCTTCATTAAAACAGACATTTTAGGGAAAACCACAAAAACCTTCATAAAGTGAATTGCATTAAAcatcaattataataaaatttcatattttgaataaatgacgtttttcctaggtatttttttctgaggAAATATGTCTGTTTTAGAATTGGAGATAAAATATTCACCTAGAACTGATGTACCAAGCTTCTGTTTTGTAATATCAAAAATTTTATGGaacatatataagaaaatatttacctATAGAAAAACTCACTGTAGAATGTGAAgttaaaaatggaataatttgaATTCTGTGGAGAATATGAATAAATGTGAATAGTTTGAGCTCCGTGGAAGATCTTTTAGTCTGTATATAAACATTATAACTCACTGGTGAGTTCTAGTGGGTGCCAACAGCCAAACCTGCACTGGGCATGTCCACTTCCTTTTCTGAGTGACTGTGTCCTCTGTTGGCTTCCCTCAGTGCTGTTAGATTTTGGCCTGCCTGCTATGTCTGGATATTAATTAGCCTAGTCCTAAAACTAGTCTTGCCTGTTCTTCTAAGACCTTGGAGATAGCTGAGATTTCCCCAGTCaccttgtgtgtttgtgtgtttggagGGGGGCGCCAGGGAGGACAGGGTGATTCTTatatactttttgttttcctttattttagttttatcccACTCCACTTACTCATTTTGCACAGGATGATTATAAAGCAACTGGTCTCCTCTCCTCCGTTGTATGCATATAGCCTCAGCATCCCGTTTGGAATATTTTCCTCCAACATCATGATGCCTCCTCACACTGCATCGCAAACCAGTGGTACTTCTACCAAACTAAGACAGCAGGTTTTGGaattggaatgaaaaggactACTTTGTCCCAGAAGTACAGTCCTGGTATGAGAAAGCAGACTCACTTTTGGTAAAACAATATAATGTGGCATAATCTTAGCCAAGAAAGCATTTAGTTAATGTGCCATCATTTTAGACTACGGTTTGATGAGCACAGAAAAGAAAGTagacaaaatcatttttaaaacctaGACCAGTAACAATTTTCCCCAGCCCTGAGCATCTTGCTTTCTGCAAGTTTGATCTGATAGGTTAAGCATGAGGACAATAAATCAGTTGACCCAAGAAAAATGTCTCTAATTCTCATCCCTTGTTATATTGTGGGCAAGGATAGTGTGAGGGAGAATGATGGCATCTTTAGAATTAGTTAGAGGACAGGTAATTCCTTGACACTGTTGTTAACAGTTAATTGAGTAGCATCACTGCAAAGATGAGCCATGAAAGAAGAGCCCACCTTCAGACGAGGACCATATCAGCACCTCCAGGGCTGGCACATCAGACACTGAGGGGCTACTTTGGGCAGCTCATGAGGAAAAAGGGAGGAATGATGAAGGAGTTGGTGTGGGACTGGCCCTGGCGCTGCTTACCTTCCTCAGATACTTACCGCTCCT
This window encodes:
- the LOC129523567 gene encoding zinc finger protein 658-like isoform X1, producing MGLRGSLCPCVNPAPPPAVRPPGPERDTVSESLGLRGSGGCIPGEQQKMNMSQASVSFQDVTVEFTQEEWQHLGPVERTLYRDVMLENYSLLVSVGYCITKPKVICTLEKGEEPWSLEDEFLNQRYPGYFKVDHIKGIQKKQEKPLWQEIFINDADKTLSKEGQKVLEKPFNLEIGPELSAKIYCKCDSHRMNLPIASQLIVSERKYSRKKTEYMNVCEKLQLDIKHEKAHAEEKSYEHGENAKAFRYKKDQHWKFQTLEESFECDGSGQGLHDKTICITPQSFLTGEKSCKDDEFRKNFDKTTLFNHMRTDTRGKCSDLNEYGTSCDKTTAVAYNKVHMAMTHYECNERGINFSRKSPLTQSQRTITGWSAFESNKCEENFSQSSAHIVHQKTQAGDKFGEHNECTDALYQKLDFTAHQRIHTEDKFYLSDEHGKCRKSFYRKAHLIQHQRPHSGEKTYQYEECAKSFCSSSHPIQHPGTYVGFKLYECNECGKPFCQNSNLSKHLRIHTKEKPCDNNGCGRSYKSPLIGHQKTDAEMELCGGSEYRKTSHLKGHQRILKEEKPYECIECGKTFSKTSHLRAHQRIHTGEKPYECVECEKTFSHKTHLSVHQRVHTGEKPYECNDCGKSFTYNSALRAHRRIHTGEKPYECSDCEKTFAHNSALRAHHRIHTGEKPYECNECGRSFAHISVLKAHQRIHTGEKPYECNECGRSFTYNSALRAHQRIHTGRKPYECSDCEKTFAHNSALKIHQRIHMGEKPYECNECEKTFAHNSALRAHQNIHTGEKLYECSECGKTFFQKTRLSTHQRIHTGEKPYECSKCGKTFSRKSYLSGHERIHTGEKPYECNVCGKTFVYKAALMVHQRIHTGEKPYECNECGKTFSQRTHLCAHQRIHTGEKPYECNECGKTFADNSALRAHHRIHTGEKPYECNDCGKTFSKTSHLRAHLRTRSGEKPYECSECGKAFSEKSYVSAHQRVHTGEKPYKCNVCGKPFAHNSTLRVHQRIHTGEKSYECNDCGKTFSQKSHLSAHQRIHTGEKPYECNECGKAFAQNSTLRVHQRIHTGEKPYKCDECGKTFVRKAALRVHHTRMHTREKTLACNGFGKS
- the LOC129523567 gene encoding zinc finger protein 658-like isoform X2, with product MLTRLPRSTLGMGLRGSLCPCVNPAPPPAVRPPGPERDTVSESLGLRGSGGCIPGASVSFQDVTVEFTQEEWQHLGPVERTLYRDVMLENYSLLVSVGYCITKPKVICTLEKGEEPWSLEDEFLNQRYPGYFKVDHIKGIQKKQEKPLWQEIFINDADKTLSKEGQKVLEKPFNLEIGPELSAKIYCKCDSHRMNLPIASQLIVSERKYSRKKTEYMNVCEKLQLDIKHEKAHAEEKSYEHGENAKAFRYKKDQHWKFQTLEESFECDGSGQGLHDKTICITPQSFLTGEKSCKDDEFRKNFDKTTLFNHMRTDTRGKCSDLNEYGTSCDKTTAVAYNKVHMAMTHYECNERGINFSRKSPLTQSQRTITGWSAFESNKCEENFSQSSAHIVHQKTQAGDKFGEHNECTDALYQKLDFTAHQRIHTEDKFYLSDEHGKCRKSFYRKAHLIQHQRPHSGEKTYQYEECAKSFCSSSHPIQHPGTYVGFKLYECNECGKPFCQNSNLSKHLRIHTKEKPCDNNGCGRSYKSPLIGHQKTDAEMELCGGSEYRKTSHLKGHQRILKEEKPYECIECGKTFSKTSHLRAHQRIHTGEKPYECVECEKTFSHKTHLSVHQRVHTGEKPYECNDCGKSFTYNSALRAHRRIHTGEKPYECSDCEKTFAHNSALRAHHRIHTGEKPYECNECGRSFAHISVLKAHQRIHTGEKPYECNECGRSFTYNSALRAHQRIHTGRKPYECSDCEKTFAHNSALKIHQRIHMGEKPYECNECEKTFAHNSALRAHQNIHTGEKLYECSECGKTFFQKTRLSTHQRIHTGEKPYECSKCGKTFSRKSYLSGHERIHTGEKPYECNVCGKTFVYKAALMVHQRIHTGEKPYECNECGKTFSQRTHLCAHQRIHTGEKPYECNECGKTFADNSALRAHHRIHTGEKPYECNDCGKTFSKTSHLRAHLRTRSGEKPYECSECGKAFSEKSYVSAHQRVHTGEKPYKCNVCGKPFAHNSTLRVHQRIHTGEKSYECNDCGKTFSQKSHLSAHQRIHTGEKPYECNECGKAFAQNSTLRVHQRIHTGEKPYKCDECGKTFVRKAALRVHHTRMHTREKTLACNGFGKS
- the LOC129523567 gene encoding zinc finger protein 658-like isoform X3, with product MNMSQASVSFQDVTVEFTQEEWQHLGPVERTLYRDVMLENYSLLVSVGYCITKPKVICTLEKGEEPWSLEDEFLNQRYPGYFKVDHIKGIQKKQEKPLWQEIFINDADKTLSKEGQKVLEKPFNLEIGPELSAKIYCKCDSHRMNLPIASQLIVSERKYSRKKTEYMNVCEKLQLDIKHEKAHAEEKSYEHGENAKAFRYKKDQHWKFQTLEESFECDGSGQGLHDKTICITPQSFLTGEKSCKDDEFRKNFDKTTLFNHMRTDTRGKCSDLNEYGTSCDKTTAVAYNKVHMAMTHYECNERGINFSRKSPLTQSQRTITGWSAFESNKCEENFSQSSAHIVHQKTQAGDKFGEHNECTDALYQKLDFTAHQRIHTEDKFYLSDEHGKCRKSFYRKAHLIQHQRPHSGEKTYQYEECAKSFCSSSHPIQHPGTYVGFKLYECNECGKPFCQNSNLSKHLRIHTKEKPCDNNGCGRSYKSPLIGHQKTDAEMELCGGSEYRKTSHLKGHQRILKEEKPYECIECGKTFSKTSHLRAHQRIHTGEKPYECVECEKTFSHKTHLSVHQRVHTGEKPYECNDCGKSFTYNSALRAHRRIHTGEKPYECSDCEKTFAHNSALRAHHRIHTGEKPYECNECGRSFAHISVLKAHQRIHTGEKPYECNECGRSFTYNSALRAHQRIHTGRKPYECSDCEKTFAHNSALKIHQRIHMGEKPYECNECEKTFAHNSALRAHQNIHTGEKLYECSECGKTFFQKTRLSTHQRIHTGEKPYECSKCGKTFSRKSYLSGHERIHTGEKPYECNVCGKTFVYKAALMVHQRIHTGEKPYECNECGKTFSQRTHLCAHQRIHTGEKPYECNECGKTFADNSALRAHHRIHTGEKPYECNDCGKTFSKTSHLRAHLRTRSGEKPYECSECGKAFSEKSYVSAHQRVHTGEKPYKCNVCGKPFAHNSTLRVHQRIHTGEKSYECNDCGKTFSQKSHLSAHQRIHTGEKPYECNECGKAFAQNSTLRVHQRIHTGEKPYKCDECGKTFVRKAALRVHHTRMHTREKTLACNGFGKS